Proteins encoded by one window of Microplitis mediator isolate UGA2020A chromosome 1, iyMicMedi2.1, whole genome shotgun sequence:
- the LOC130678246 gene encoding probable ATP-dependent RNA helicase DHX34 yields the protein MSSSKNRDYNNKYCDKRKRYPSDTDQQSSYTEKKRHKNNKHDNKPEKLQTKEEYIKIPSDNEDDIFSFIKCKHELNKVFVAHNQLVQDIEDFWSFVKKYEAIENKLGKNKSKDLVNTDLNSLGVPTHYHKSHCINIKVNIKFDELFARVPQVKELNNNRLLKFKDIILLYLNFKQKEKFTKLKKLRENQENLPVAKYKDEIINAVKEERVVIIAGDTGCGKSTQVPQYLYLSGFNNIACTQPRRIACISLAKRVAFETLTENLNDVGYQIRFEKQKNKNTKILFITEGLLLRQVSEETGLTQYDVVVLDEVHERHLHGDFLLGIMKCLIYQRTDLKLVLMSATINIELFSNYFSKEDVRVIQVPGRLYSIKLLYRPIGIEDIKSKRERFNPSPYVQIMQMIDEKYPTSEKGDLLIFLSGMSEITTVVDAAKEYSKKKNNWIILPLHSSLSLAEQDKVFDYPPEGVRKCIVSTNIAETSITIDGIRFVADSGKVKEMSYDPNCKMQRLKEFWISKASAEQRKGRAGRTGPGVCYRIYSEEEYTALEKYSTPEIQRVPLDSLLLQMIAMGLPDARKFPFIEPPPSQSIENSILSLKEHGALMENEKLTCIGRTLSKLPVDITIGKMLIMGSIFDQVEPVLSLAAALSTQNPFTNRAYKDNECETSRKKLESDHGDPITLLNTFREWLEIKQESSHESRDRNNSSNSRKWCKRRGLEEQRFYEMIKLRSQFKDLLSDCNLLKNINEFKSSMSSTERTMRHREIKILKSLKKTYKETAPRKRKQLKVDKFDLQYEDNDDNDNDDNGIDIKDVEFRMKNDYSQVKNLLNASTACSYKDLTILKLILCCGLYPQFAIADEFNYCKSINEQLFHTKAKPFVALHPMSFFGNHPQLLQLEEPDIVNIPGFKSKLPLSSKHQLLTYVSLLETTKPYLVNTLRMPAAQTLLLFSQEIDTNSIFSIIICDCWLLLEFPTPDSGQNLLIRATKIRQKWDYLLAKKLEKSSAITTTGDNEEMENDTHKIEIELSREIIEFMHTTVPYTIKRLLVADLKTLYVGEGENDKIVEPNPFQDDFPCVLNPSKGGVKLTNNITYNCLMENEWSDKLAVEMLEMPWKCPDCEMEIILSSIEKLQHQKLCKQSNNSEKIIDSKTSTVVKKHNSKAYDCPDCKKILYLTPIEILKHKKKHSNVNK from the exons atgagcagttcaaaaaatcgtgattataataataaatattgtgatAAAAGAAAACGCTATCCCAGTGATACAGATCAACAGTCAAgttatacagaaaaaaaacgtcataaaaataataaacacgaCAATAAACCAGAGAAATTACAAACTAAAGAAGAATATATCAAAATACCATCAGATAACGAAgatgatattttttcattcattaaatGCAAGcatgaattaaataaagtatttgTTGCTCACAATCAATTGGTACAAGACATTGAAGATTTTTGGAGTTTCGTTAAAAAGTACGAGGCGATTGAAAACAAATTAGGAAAAAATAAGAGCAAAGATCTAGTAAATACAGATTTGAATTCACTTGGTGTACCTACACACTATCATAAAAGTCACTGTATTAacattaaagtaaatattaaatttgatgaaTTATTTGCACGAGTACCACAAGTAAAAGAACTAAATAACAATcgtttacttaaatttaaagatattatattattgtatttaaatttcaaacaaaaagaaaaatttacaaagttaaaaaaattacgagaaaatcaagaaaatttaccaGTAGCTAAATATAaagatgaaataataaatgctGTCAAAGAAGAAAGAGTTGTCATAATTGCTGGTGATACTGGATGCGGTAAATCAACTCAAGTAccacaatatttatatttatctggTTTTAATAATATTGCATGTACACAACCACGACGAATCGCATGTATATCACTAGCGAAACGTGTCGCTTTTGAAACATTGacggaaaatttaaatgacgTTGGTTATCAAATAcgttttgaaaaacaaaaaaataaaaatactaaaattctATTCATTACTGAAGGTTTATTACTGCGTCAAGTTTCTGAAGAAACTGGATTGACCCAATATGATGTTGTGGTACTTGACGAAGTTCATGAGCGTCATTTACATGGTGATTTTTTATTAGGAATTATgaaatgtttaatttatcaacgtactgatttaaaattagtattaATGTCAGCaactataaatattgaattatttagtaattatttttctaaagaaGACGTTAGAGTTATTCAAGTACCAGGAAGactttattcaattaaattattataccGACCAATTGGCATTGAGGATATTAAATCTAAACGTGAACGATTTAATCCAAGTCCTTATGTTCAAATAATGCAgatgattgatgaaaaatatccaa cttctgAAAAAGGagatttgttaatttttctcaGTGGTATGAGTGAAATAACAACAGTCGTTGATGCTGCCAAAgaatacagtaaaaaaaaaaataattggattATTTTACCACTACACAGCAGTCTATCACTTGCTGAGCAAGATAAAGTATTTGATTACCCTCCAGAAGGTGTACGTAAATGTATAGTATCAACAAATATTGCCGAGACATCGATCACAATTGACGGTATTAGATTTGTTGCCGACAGTGGTAAAGTTAAAGAAATGAGTTATGATCCAAACTGTAAAATGCAACGACTCAAAGAATTTTGGATAAGTAAAGCAAGTGCTGAACAACGTAAAGGTCGTGCTGGTAGAACTGGTCCAGGTGTTTGTTACAGAATTTATTCCGAAGAAGAATATACGGCattggaaaaatattcaacACCAGAAATTCAAAGGGTACCGCTTGattctttattattacaaatgaTAGCTATGGGTCTACCAGATGCAAGAAAATTTCCATTTATTGAACCTCCACCTTCacaaagtattgaaaattcaattttgtcATTAAAAGAACATGGCGCTCTTATGGAAAATGAAAAACTAACTTGTATTGGTAGGACGTTATCTAAACTTCCGGTTGATATTACAATAGgtaaaatgttaataatgGGATCAATATTCGATCAAGTTGAACCTGTATTGTCACTTGCCGCAGCACTAAGTACACAAAATCCATTTACCAATCGCGCTTATAAAGATAATGAATGTGAAacgtcaagaaaaaaattagaatcagATCATGGTGATCCTATTACGCTACTTAATACATTCCGCGAATGGTTGGAAATAAAACAGGAAAGTAGTCATGAGTCACGAGATAgaaataatagtagtaatagtCGTAAATGGTGTAAAAGAAGAGGCCTTGAAGAGCAAAGATTTTatgaaatgattaaattacGTTCTCAATTTAAAGATTTATTGAgtgattgtaatttattaaaaaatataaatgaatttaaatcatCAATGTCTAGTACAGAAAGAACAATGCGACAtagagaaattaaaattttaaagtcattaaaaaaaacttataaagAAACAGCACCGAGAAAACGCAAACAACTTaaagttgataaatttgatttacaaTATGAAGATAATgacgataatgataatgatgataatggtATCGATATCAAAGATGTTGAATTTCGTATGAAAAATGATTATTCgcaagttaaaaatttattaaatgccAGTACGGCTTGTAGTTATAAAGATTTGAcgatattgaaattaattttatgctgTGGTTTGTATCCACAGTTTGCAATTGCTGATGAATTCAATTATTGTAAGTCAATTAATGAACAATTATTTCATACAAAAGCTAAACCGTTTGTTGCTCTTCATCCGATGAGTTTTTTTGGTAATCATCCACAATTATTGCAACTAGAAGAACCAGATATTGTGAATATACCGGgtttcaaatcaaaattacCATTGAGTTCAAAGCATCAATTACTTACTTATGTATCATTATTAGAAACAACAAAACCTTATCTTGTAAATACACTGAGAATGCCAGCAGCTCAaactttattacttttttctcaagaaatagatacaaattcaattttttcaataattatttgcgATTGCTGGCTATTACTTGAATTTCCAACTCCAGATAGTGGACAAAATTTGCTGATAAGAGCCACGAAAATTAGACAAAAATGGGATTATcttttagcaaaaaaattagaaaaatcatCTGCAATTACAACGACTGGAGATAACGAAGAAATGGAAAATGATAcacataaaattgaaattgaatTGTCACgtgaaataattgaatttatgcaCACAACTGTTCCGTATACGATTAAAAGATTATTAGTTGCTGATTTGAAGACACTTTATGTTGGTGAGggtgaaaatgataaaatagttGAACCTAATCCATTTCAAGATGATTTTCCATGTGTTTTAAATCCGTCTAAAGGTGGAGTTAAACTGACAAATAATATTACGTATAATTGTCTTATGGAAAATGAATGGAGTGATAAATTAGCTGTCGAAATGCTGGAGATGCCTTGGAAGTGTCCTGATTGTGagatggaaataattttatcgagtattgaaaaattacaacatCAAAAATTATGTAAGCAATCAAATAATAGTGAGAAAATAATCGATAGCAAAACATCGACGGTTGTTAAAAAACACAATAGCAAAGCTTACGACTGTcctgattgtaaaaaaattttatatcttacaCCTAtcgaaatattaaaacataaaaaaaaacacagtaatgtaaataaataa